The genomic DNA CCGGTATCATGCTACTGCGATCGAATATATAACGGTATATCTGCTGCGAATCATATGCGCTGTCTGCGAGGAAATACTTATATCCCTGGCCAGAATCTATCTGTACCTTTGCCATTGTCGAATCGTGTACAGCTGCTGTCGTTGTCATCCAATCTTGAATCAATAGGTTCTGTGCATCCAAACTCATATGTACCTTTCTTCCATATTCCCAGCCTTTTGTTGTCTTTGTCCAGCTGGATTGGGGGTCTTTGTATTTCCCTGCCCTTCTTCGCCTTTGTGCTGTATGGGCTTTACAAGTCTTGGTCACGAAAGGAATCCACCACCAACTCA from Kosmotoga arenicorallina S304 includes the following:
- a CDS encoding transposase — encoded protein: MTKTCKAHTAQRRRRAGKYKDPQSSWTKTTKGWEYGRKVHMSLDAQNLLIQDWMTTTAAVHDSTMAKVQIDSGQGYKYFLADSAYDSQQIYRYIFDRSSMIPVIDTNKRKDVSLEKQCQARWLGIQLRQSYAEKYKNRWEIERTINILQEYFTLEYIWYVRNRNYDAVLGLAILAYNLCVIFNVLNSRPHRKVADIIGCY